In the genome of Leptospira broomii serovar Hurstbridge str. 5399, the window ATGAAAAAATCGGAGTGGTTATTCATCCTCAAAGCGTTGCACACGGAATTGTGGAGATGAAGGACGGCGCTAGTTTCGTTTATTCTTCTTACCCGGATATGATTTTTCCCGTCGCCCATTCCCTCTTCTATCCGGCAATTGTTCCGAAAGTATTACGCTCCCACCCGAGCACGTCTTGGGGAAATTTGGAATTTTTAGAAGTTGATCCGGCTCGGTATCCAGGCTTGTCTTTGGCTTACGAAGCCGGTCGGGCCGGCGGTACCGCACCTTCGATCTTCAATGCGGCGAATGAAGTCGCTGTGGATCTTTTTTTGAAAGGCGAGATTCGATTCACGGAAATCCCGAATCAAATCCATTCCGCCTTGAATACGATCGCAATTTCATTTCCTTCCGATTTGGAGGGTTACGAAGAGGCGGATCGTAAAACTAGAGAATTTGTTCTTAATTCCCGTAAAGGAAAGGTTACGCAATCATGTTAACGCTTATCTTCGGCGCCGTGTTTATGCTCGCGCTTTGTATTTTCATTCACGAACTCGGGCATTTAGTCATGGGTTGGCTCGTCGGAGTCAAGGCCAGAGTTTTTTCCATCGGTTACGGCAAGGGAATCTGGAAAAAGCAGATCGGGGAAACTACTTTTCAAATCACGGGGATTCCAATCGGTGGATATGTTCTCTTTAAAGGAGACGAGTACGGTAGTAATGTCAAAGGAGAAAAGGGTGAGTTCCTTTCTACTCCTCCTTTAAAGAGGATGATACCCGTCATAGGCGGACCTTTATTCAACTTAATTCTAGGCTTCATCATCGTATTAGTGCTTTATCTTTACGGGCATAATCCGTCCGGAAATCGAATCTATCTGGAGCCGGCTTATAACGAATACTCGCCCGGGTATCACGCCGGCTTAAGAAGCGGCGATAAAATTTTGGCTGTAAATGGAATTCAGACCGAAACCAAGTATGAACTCATTTCTGAATTAGGACTTTCTAAAGGACATGAAGTCGCTCTTCGCGTGGAGCGAGATGGCGGGAAGCCGTTCGAAATTACGGTCCCGGACGCGTATTTAGGGATCGAGTTTGCGGGCGAGCGGTGGGTGGAAGCCGAGTTCGATCTGTCCGATCGCCTTTATCATTGGCTCTCGTCGAAGCTGGATAAGAATAAGGAAGCGGAACTCTATCAAAAAGAAAGGATGGAGCGTATAGCAGTCGGAAGGGATCTTCCTCCCGAGCAATTAGCTTTGCAGGAATCGAAAGAACGTCAAAAAATTCTCCAAGCAAGGGCACTGGATTATTTAAACGACGGTGATCGTATTTTATCCGTCAACGGGATGGAAGTTCATACGGTTCCGCAACTGCAGGAAACCCTAGGTAAGTTTCAGAAAGAGAAAGTCAAACTCGTAATCGATCGGAAAAAATATCCTCTTTTGAATCCCTGGTCTCGGGAGAAAGTAGAGGTAGAGATGCCGGTTCTTCCCGCATACGTCGTCGAGTTTAAAAATTTAAAGGATAAAAAATATCCAGAACTCTCTCCGTCGTCTCGAAATCTGCTGAGCTACGACCCCGAAGTGAAATTGAAACTTTTGAACCTTAAATTAAACGGGAAATCTTTCGCAAGCTTCGAGGATTTTCTGGACGAAGTTCGGGGTAGAGTCGGGCAGCGGGCCCAATTGCAAATGGGCGGGGATTCCTGGGAAGCAACTCTCGGATTAAGAAATATCGGTCTGCTCGGGTTCCGGGCCACGATGTACGTTAACGAAGAAAGAATGGATCGCAAGCTTTCGCTTTTGGAAGCGTTCACTCAATCCGGAAAGGATATCGTAAAAATGATTTCCGATAATCTTCGAGGATTGGGAATGCTATTTTCTGGATTGATCAAAGTGAAGGATAGTCTTTCGGGTCCGGTAGGGCTCTTCAAGGCCTCGCAATATTTTATGGGGAACGGGATCCTGGATTATTGGGAATTCGTCGCTAAGATTTCGATCGCTTTAATGATTATGAATTTACTTCCGATTCCTGTGGCCGACGGTGGACATATCGTTTTCTTTGCATACGAAGCGGTAGCTGGTAGGCCTTTACCCCAAAGAGTCATGGAAGGAATCTTGAGAATCGGATTTTTCTTCCTATTGGGATTGGGATTCTATGTCAGCTATTACGATTTTTTCCGTTAGGCTGGCATGAGAGCATCAAAATATATTTTACCGACTGAAAAAGAAAATCCCGCAGATGCGGTCGTTGCGTCACATCGATTGATGATCCGCGCCGGACTTGTACGAAAATCAGGTTCGGGATTTTACTTCTTTTTACCTCTAGGATTAAGAGTTATAAAAAAAATAGAATCCGTCGTTCGACAAGAGATGGACGCAACCGGGGCCCTGGAGTTTGAACTTCCCATATTAACTCCCTCAGAGTTTTGGGAGCAATCCGGTCGTTGGTCAGTAATGGGACCGGAAATGTTCCGAGTAAAAGATCGTCATGATCAGTGGTATGCGCTCGGTCCCACGCACGAGGAATCCTTTTCTTATCTCGTAAAACCGCTTTTGAAATCCTACAAGGATTTACCGTTAAATGTTTACCAAATTCATACCAAGTTTCGGGACGAAATCAGGCCTAGGTTCGGCGTAATCCGTTCCCGAGAGTTCATTATGAAAGATGCATATTCTTTTCATATAGACGACGCGTCTTTAGATGAGACATACCAGGATATGAGAACCGCATACAGAAGAATTTTCCAGCGATGCGGATTAAAGACCATACCCGTTCAAGCGGATTCCGGAGCGATGGGAGGTTCCGCCTCCGAAGAGTTTATGGTCGTTTCTCCGATAGGAGAAGAAACGCTACTGCTTTGCGGAAACTGCGGATACAATTCCAATAGCGAAAAAACTCCGTTTATTTCCGCCGATGCTGACTGTCCAAGCGGTCCGAAAGAGAAGAAGGAAGTTTCGACTCCCGGTAAAAAAAGTATCCAAGAAGTCGCGGATCTTCTTTCCGTTCGGCCGAAAGATACTTTGAAAGCGGTGGCTTTAAAAAACGGGAAAGAATCCGTGCTGGTCTTTTTACGCGGGGATTTGGAATTAAACGAACATAAGCTAAAGGCCCATCTTAAATGGCCCGAATTGGATTTAATACCCGAAGCCGAATTGCAATCCGCCGGACTCTTTCCGGGTTACATCGGACCTTCCGATGCCAAATCGTCCTTCAGAGTAATTTTGGATTCTTCCATTCGTAACGACCAAGCCTATATCGTAGGCGCCGGAAAGGAAGACGCGCATATTCAAGGCTATGTCCCGGCAAAGGAAATGAAGTCGGAATTCGAAACTGCCGATATCGCTTTGACTCGGGAGGGAGATCCCTGTCCCGATTGCGGAAAGCCGCTAAAAGCGGAGAAGGGAATCGAAGTAGGACATATTTTTAAACTAGGCGATAAATACACCAAGTCGTTCCAGATTCAAGTATTGGACCAGCGGGGAAAAGCTAGATCTCTTACTATGGGTTGTTATGGAATCGGAGTGAATCGTACGATGGCGACTGTCATCGAGCAGTGTAACGACGAAAAAGGCATTTATTGGCCAATCAGTATCGCTCCTTTCGAAGTTTCTCTAGTGACTCTGGGAAAAGGTTCCGAGCAGGAAGCGAAGGCTAAGGAATTTTACGACGCTCTTTCAAGCGAGGGCATCGAAGTTTTTTGGGACGACCGAGACCTCGGCCCGGGATTCAAGTTTAAAGATTCCGAATTGATCGGCTTTCCGATCCGAGTTACCGTCGGTAAGAAGTTCTTCGAAGCCGGAGAAATTTCCATCTATAATAGGAAGAAAGATAAAGAAGAAGTTTTTACGTTCAAGAGTTTTGATGATCTCGTAAATCGAGTGGAACGGTTACGCCAGGAATTATACCAAGAGTTGGCGGAGGATTGATCCTCCGTAAGGAGCCGCTATATGGCTAAAGAACGCAGCTTCACGGAAAAAGAAGGATACTTCGGGGAATTCGGGGGAAGATACGCCCCCGAAATTCTCACCGAGGCATTGATCGAACTGGAATCGACTTATAATCGACTTCGCAAAAGTAAGAAATTTAAGAAAGATCTGGAATACTATCAAAGAAATTATATCGGAAGACCTTCTCCTTTAACGTTTGCGGAGAAATTGACCCAAGCTTGGGGTGGCGCTAGGATTTGGCTCAAACGCGAAGATTTGAATCATACCGGCGCGCACAAAATCAATAACACCGTCGGCCAGGCTTTAATCGCGAAAGCAATGGGAAAGAGGCGGGTGATCGCAGAAACCGGCGCTGGGCAACACGGAGTCGCTACTGCGACAGTGGGCGCCTTATTCGGATTTGAAACCGTCGTGTATATGGGAGAGGAAGATCTCCGTCGCCAGAAGTTGAACGAAATTCGCATGCAGATGTTAGGGGCGAGGGTCGTGGGTGTCTCTTCAGGAACTGCGACACTTAAAGACGCCACTTCGGAAGCGATGAGAGATTGGGCGCTCAACGTTGCCGATACTCATTATATAGTAGGTTCGGTGATCGGGCCTCATCCGTTCCCGACGATCGTTAGGGATTTTCAGTCGGTAATCGGACGGGAATCAAAAAAACAATTTCGCAAAACGAATGATAAATTGCCGGACGCGGTGGTTGCCTGCGTCGGAGGCGGTTCCAACGCGATGGGAATCTTTTACGATTTCTTACATGAGAGAAAAGTAAAGTTATACGGGGTCGAGGCTGGAGGAAGAGGGAGTTCTCCTGGGGAACATTCCGCTACGATGCTTTTCGGAAAGACCGGTTTTTTACACGGAACCAAGACTTTAGTGATTCAAGACTCGAATGGGCAGGTCGTTCCTGCACATTCCGTTTCCGCGGGTTTAGACTACCCGGGGGTCGGGCCTGAACATGCTTACTTGCATAGCTCGGGCAGAGTCAAATACGAAACTGTTTCCGACGAAGGAGCCCTGGATTCATTTTTAGAAGTATGCCGTGTGGAAGGAATTATTCCCGCTCTCGAAACCGCACATGCGTTCCACTTCGCAAAGAGCTTAGCGAAGGATTTAGGTAAGAAGAAGGATATACTGATTTGTCTCTCGGGCAGGGGCGATAAGGACGTCGCCGAAGTTGCTCGCTTAACGGGAATCATTAAAGGAGAAGTTCTTTGAGTGCAATTCGAAGCGTCTTTTCAGAAACCGCTAGCACATTCATACCTTATATTTCTCTGGGCGATCCGGATTATGATTCTTGCGTGGATTGGGCCGACGCTCTGATTCGAGGAGGGGCCGGAATATTAGAATTGGGAATTCCTTTTTCCGATCCGGTGGCGGACGGACCCATCATCCAGAAAGCTTTCAAGAGAGCATTAGCTCACCCTTTTTCGATGGATCAAATTTTGGATACTACTGCGAGAATTTACGCAAAGCATCCTCATATTCCTCTCGTTTACCTGACTTATTTTAATCCGATTTATAGTTATGGTTTCGAACGTTTCGCAGAAAAGGCCAAGGTTTCCGGAATTCAAGGAATGATTATCCCGGACCTTCCGTTCGACACTTCGGAAACCGATGCACTTTTCAAATCGCTCAAAAAAAGAGGAATCGATCTTATTCATTTGGTTACGCCAGCGACCCCGGCTTCCCGAATGAAAGGGATTCGCGAATTCGCGTCAGGTTTCGTGTATTACGTTACGTCCTACGGAGTAACGGGGGAAAGAAAAGCCGTTTCGGAAGGTTTGGAGGATCGAATTCGATTTACCAAGACTCTTTTCGAACTTCCCGTTTGCGCCGGATTTGGAATTTCGTCGCCGGAGCAGGCTAAAGAAATTTCGGCATATTCGGACGGAATTATCATCGGCTCGGCTGTGCAAAGGATCATCGAAGAGAACGGAACAAATTCGGAAGTTTGCAAAGAAAAATTGTACAATTACGCTTGCTCTATTTCGAATGCGCTTCGCGGTCACGGGGTCTCGGAAACCTAAATCGAAGTCGAATCGGCGTATTGAATTTAGTTCTTCGTAGGGAAAAGCCAAAAATAAATCTTTTCCCGAATGGCCGCTTTTCTTGATTACGATTGCAACCTCTTAGAGACGAGATTGTTGATATTTTCTTTCCCAAGAACCGGAAGAAAATTGACGAATCCGGATCAACGGTCAAAATCCTTCCAGTTTCCACTCGGAGGAAAGAATGAGCGAGTCTAAAACCCCCTTAAAACTATCGGTACTGGACATAGTGTTCGGAACACTGACTGTGATAGGGATTATTGCCCATCTTTATTACGCGTTCTTATCCAATTCTCCAATTGCTTTCAAAGCGCTGCTGGTCGGGGCAGTCTTATTGCTTTCTTCCGCCTATTTCTTTTACAAACTATTAGAAAAGCTTGTGACCAATAAGCAGGCGATCGGTAGTTTATGGTTAGCCATCATAGTTTCATTCTTTGTCTTCGATTTGTATGTGGTGTTTACCCCATTTTCGGATTTGGAAGAATCCTCAGTTTCGTGGAGATTTAATCTTGTTAAAGGCGGAATTACCAAAAGTGAAAAAGAATCGGACGAAGGCACGATAGAATACATCAAATACAACCCACCTGCCGGAGCTCGAAGAGACATCCAAATTATAGGAATTACCACCAATACTTTGGAAAGACTCGAAGGAGTTTGGCCCCTTCCTTGGAAGAACTATGCAAGCATAATCGATAAATTTAAGAACACTTCGAACCTACTAATGTTCGATATTTTCTTCGTGGATTATAAGCCCGGGCAAATGGATGAAATGTCCAAAGCATTGGACGGAAATCCAAGGGTAATGTTCGACTACCCGATGGAAACCAGTTTGGAATCCAAGGAAGCGATTCTTAATTTGGAAAAACGGATCGAGGTTTTAAGAAAATATAAACTCGAGAACGTTCAAGATCCCGACGATATCGGGCAGCCTTGGCTTAAATTTCCGCAACCTCCCATCGAACAGATCGGTTCCAGATCGGCCGGTTTAGGCTTTGCGAATATTAAGAAAGATGAAAGCGGCTTGAATCGCAGAATGCCTTTGGTCGCCAAATTGGTAAACTCCGGACCTTTTAAGGAAACGGAATATTTCCCTTCAATAGATTTGATTATCGCCTGCAACTATTACGGCGTGGACGTGCGTAAAGATACCGACGTTGTCATGGGTAAATACGTTAAGATCAAAAATATTCCGAATCGAACGGTGACGAATTTCGATTTTAAAACCATGAAGCGGGAAACCAAGGATATCATGGCGAAGCCTAACGATACCCGCGAAGTCATTATTCCAATAGACGAATACGGACAAATGCAAATTAACTTTGCGGGCGGATTGTATTCTTTCCGAAATACCGAACTCTTCGAAGTCGTTCAGATGTGGGACGAGAACGCGGCGGCCCAGGTGGAAAATAATATTTTCCTGGTCGCGATGTATTATGCTACCGGGCGGGGGGCAGCAAAGGATACGCACTTATCGCCGTTCGGGGATATGTCGGGAATCGAACACCACGCGCACGCAATCAACACAATCTTAAATCAGGATTTCCTTCACGAAGTTCCGGAGTGGGGAAATTTTCTGATCTATTTGAGTATGGCTTTTCTGGTAGGTTTAGTACTTCCTCGTTTGAAAACTTCTTGGGGATTTCTATTTATCATAGTTCTGGCTTTTCTATATAGTGTTGTGACGCTATTGGATTTTTCCGAATTCAATTTGGTGCATATCTTTCCATCTGTGATCGTTGAACAACTCTTCATTTTCGTAGGAATCATCGGATACAAGATTTTAACGGAAGAAGAGAACGTAAAATATATCAGAAGCACATTCTCGAAATTCGTATCAAAGGATGTCGTGGACGAACTTCTCAAAAATCCGGAGAATTTGAATCTGGGAGGGTCGAAAAGAGATATCACAATCTTCTTCTCGGATATCCGCGGATTCACGACAATGTCCGAAAAAATGGGACCTGAGGAGCTTGTTCAATTTTTGAACCAGTATCTTTCCGAAATGACGGAGATCATAATCGAATTTAAGGGAACGATTGATAAATACATGGGGGATGCGATCATGGCTTTCTGGGGGGCTCCGGTTCCTTTAGAAGACCACGCCTATTACGCTTGCGCGGCGGCCCTCGCTCAAATGCGAAGGTTAGCCGTCTTGAAAGAGGAGTGGAAAAGCCGGGATCTTCCCGTGATGGATATCGGTATTGGATTGAATTCCGGACCCGCCGTAGTTGGAAATATGGGGAGTTCTCACCGCATGGATTACACCTGTATGGGGGATACGATCAACCTGGGCTCGCGCTTGGAGGGATCGAATAAGGAATATGCCACCAATATCATTATTTCAGAATATACATATGAAAAGGTCAAGGACCGTATAATTGCCAGAGAATTGGATTTGGTCAAGGTGAAGGGAAAAACGAAGCCTGTACGAATCTATGAACTGATCGATTTAGTAAACGAAGAAGATCTCAAAATATTACGGAGACCTCTTCACGCTGCGGAGCAGTCCTAATGACCGCTAGACGACGGAATTCATGCAACAGCAACAACCGAATCTCGACGGCATCCGTATTCCTGCGGACCTCAGAAAACTTCCATTGGAGGAGTTGCCCCGGCTCTGTGCCGAGGTTCGAAACTATATTATAGATACCCTTTCGGGAATCGGCGGTCATTTTGCCAGCAATCTCGGAGTAGTCGAGCTTACCGTAGCATTGCATTACGTTTTTGATACGCCGAACGATCGTTTGATTTGGGATGTCGGTCACCAAACTTATCCGCATAAAATTCTAACAGGTAGGAAAGATAAACTTTCTACCGTTCGAAAGTTTAAAGGCTTATCCGGTTTTCCGAAACGGGAGGAATCCGTATACGATTTGTATAATACGGGTCATGCCGGCACGTCGATTTCTCAGGCATTAGGTGAAGCGGTTGCAAGAGATCTAACCGGCAAAGGTTATAACGTTGTAGCGATTATCGGAGATGCTTCGATTGCTACGGGTATGGCTCTGGAAGCCTTAAATCATGCTGGCCATCTAAAGAGGGACCTCCTTGTCATTTTGAACGACAATTATATGTCGATTTCTAAGAATGTCGGATCCATTTCGAGTTATTTAAATAATATTATAAGTTCTCATTTTTATTTGAACTGGAAAAGAATATTTTATACTTTTTTAAAGTGGTTTCCGATTGTCGGACCGGCAATGGAAAGTTTTTTCAAAAAGGTCGAAAAGGGTTTCAAGGACGTTTTTACGCCCGGTGGTTTATTCGAAGACTTAGGTTTCGGATATATAGGCCCCGAAGACGGTCACGATGTGATTCGACTCGTTACTATGCTTCGTAAACTTAAAGCGATGAAAGGGCCTATATTATTTCACGTTATCACACAAAAAGGGAAAGGATATAGCCCGGCAGAGAAGGATCCGATTAAATATCATGGAGTGACTCCATTTCGAAAAGAAGATGGAGCTATGGATTTGGGAGATGATTCCAAAATTTCTTATTCCAAGATTGTGGGAAAAGTATTAACTCAATTAACGGAAAAAAATCCGAAGATAGCCGCGATTACTCCTGCGATGATCGAAGGATCGGGACTCGGAGAATATGTAGCCAAATTCCCGAATCACGTTTTCGATGTCGGAATTGCCGAGCAACATTCGGTTGCGTTTGCCGGAGCCATGACAAACGGGGATGTCATTCCTTATATGTGCATTTACTCTACCTTCTTAACGAGGGCCATGGATCAGTTAGTTGAAGACGTTTCGCTCATGAATTTGCCGGTGCGTTTCGTGATTGATCGTGCAGGCTGCGTAGGACCGGACGGAGAAACCCATCAAGGGCTATTCGATTTGAATTATCTTTTATCTTTGCCGAATATGGATGTTTTTGTCCCTTCTTCCGGACAAGATTTAGTGGATTCGCTTCGCTTCATGGAGACGTACGATAAATCTCCGATTTCAATCCGATTCCCGAAAGCTTCGGTGGATATTTCCGGTTTGGATTTTACTTCGAACTTCGAGCTAAATCCGGGCTCGTTCAGAGTATTATCTCGGGGATCGGACATAGCAATCCTCTCGATCGGCTCCATGCTAGACGAGGCTAAAAAGGCTGCAGCATTTTTAGAGCACGAAGGTCTTTCCGTTACGCTCATCGATTTGGCATGGTTACGACCGCTCGGAAAAGAAGCGTTGGACGAGGAACTTTCGAAAGTCCGATACTTTACCATTTTGGATGAAAGTTATATCGATGGCGGAGCATCCGGCTATCTTCTTAACAGAATTTCACCGGAATATCTTTCCCGATTCTTGAAAACATTCGGCTTTCCACCGGAACCGATCCATCATGGAGAAAGAAAAGAAATCTTTGCCGAATATGGTCTAGATGGGACCGGTATTGCTAGAGCTTTGTTAGGCTTAGTAAAGAAGGAAGTCATACACGGAAAACACAATTAAGCTCCTGGCTAGAGTGGCCGAAAATAAAAGAAAAACGGGTAGATAATTGGAAAGTCTGACACCTGAAGATAAACTTGAAGCCTCAAAATTCTTTTATAAAATCGGAGATCTGGATCGTTCCGAATTTCTACTAAAAACATTCTTAGAACAAACGGAAGATCATGAAGCATATTTTTTCTTGGGATTGATCGAAAACCAGAGGTCGAACTGGCAAAAAGGCCTCTATTATTTTTATCGTTCGGTGGAAACGAATTCGGAATACGGTAATCCGTGTAATGAGATAGGTATTCTGCTCCTTCGATTAGGAAGAGAAAGGGAGTCGGTTTATTGGCTGAAAAAATCCCTACGTTGTCGATTAAACGACGCCCCTCACATTTCACTTTTCAACTTGGCGACATTGTATAAAATTTGGAATCGTCCGGAACGTTCCCTTCAATACCTCCATAAGGCGATCGTGATCAAGCCCGATTTCGAAGAGGCAAAACGTTTGCGAGAAGAGTTGAACTCGGCGTTCTGATCCCGTTAAAATTTCGACGAATAACTAATTCTGCGAGTAACGCTTATTTTCACAGGATTAGTTTAAGAAATTCTTGTGTATTTTTGCCTGTGATCCATCCTAATCCTGAAGTAATTATCGGGTCTTAAAATTGTAAACGATCCGACAAGTGCTGCCGGATCTAAAAACAGATGATAAGAAGAGAATGGAAAATTTATCGATTCGGCCAGCATTTCCGACGGATGCTTAATAAGCCGCCGTTAATCTATAGTTCGGGCCTTGCCGCATGTGCAGCATGGGATTTCGTATACAAACAGGGTAAAATTCATCCGGAACAATTTTTAACTAAAGCTTTTCATGGTGTTCGAAATACGATCAGTCATAAGAATCATTTTGTAGTTTCCGTCGGAGAGGAAATCGTAGGTACTATAGTCGTTTATTTCCAACCTAAATTTCTTCTCCTAACTGCAGGTACTGCATTGAATATTTTTCGGGAGTACAAATTGGATGAAGTCAAGGTAGCTCTTCGAGGGCTGACCATTGAAGGAATGATCCGACCCCCTAAAGCCGAAAGACTTTACCTTGGACATATTGCCGTTGCCGATAAATGGAGAAAGAAGGGAAATGCAGCTTCCTCAATACGACACGCTGTTAAACGAAATTAGACGTTCTCGAAAGCTGCTTTGGACGTTTCGATCGCTAATTAGGTCGCTCAGGCTCTCTATTCTAAATTAGGTTTCAAAATCGTCGAATCGCGAAAATTTGCCGGTCCATTTGGAGTGGTTCCGGATCATTTTTATACGGAATCCGAGAACAGTCTTTTTTACTAGTTTATAAAAATTCCGGAGGAGGAGTTTTTCGTTGGGGAGGGATTCCCCGCCCTTCCTGGGCGGGGGCCGGATCGGTGGTTTCGTAGCGTCGGCTTATCATAGGCTCCGGCTCTTATCAAGGCTTTTTCAAAAAAAGTCTTTGCAGGAGCTCCAACACCGATTTCGACGAGTTCAACTTGCCACTATCGATTTTTTCTTAAATATAACTGCAAACTAGGATTTCCTTCTAATAAGATAAGATTTTCATGCAAATTTTCTAATTCCTTCGAACCGAATGATAAATTGGAACGACGAGAGCAAATTTTGAGTTTATCTTTGATTCGCTTCAGATATCCAATCTTGAATGAAATTTAGTTCGGTGAGAATTGTAATATGGAATTAGCTCCGGAGATGGCTGAGTACGTGCAAAAGATTTTGTCCTTGGGGCTAAAAGGATTTAGCGAAGGAACTCCTCATCAGAGAAGGGAAGGATATTCTGCGATTCGTTCCCTTTTAGGAGAAGGGCCGGAGATGGTCGATATTTTCGATACGTCGATTTCAACTTCGAATGGAAACCTAGTCGTAAGAAATTATATTCCGAAAAAAGAAATCCATTCCCGCATTCTTTATTTCCACGGAGGCGGCTGGGTTGTTGGAAATTTGAATGATTTCGATCCTTTTGCAAGGACTTTAGCTAATGGAACTTCAAGTTCAGTTTCTCTTGTCGATTATCGACTAGCTCCTGAGTTTCCATTCCCTGCGGCAATCGATGATGCAACTCTCGCATTGGAATGGATTGCCACTCGGAAAGATTGGGAAAAATATTCCTTGGTAGTGGCGGGCGACAGCGCGGGCGGAAATCTTGCTTCAGTAATAGTGAGAGAAGCTAGAGATAAAAAGTGGCCGAAGATCGATCTGCAAGTTTTAATTTATCCGGTAACTGATGCAAATTTCGAAACTGCCTCCTACAAAACCTTTGAACAAGGACCCGGACTTACTCGAAGGGATATGGAATGGTTTTGGAATCAGTATATTCCCGACAAGAGTAAAAGAAACGACCCTCGGGCATCGCCTCTACAAGCCGAAAATTTACGGGACCTTCCGCCGACGATTATCTTTACGGCCGGTTTGGATCCGTTAAGAGACGATGGAGAATTATATGCGGATCGATTGGCCTCTGAAGGCGTGCCGACTTATTTTAAACGTTTCGACGGTTATACTCACGGCTTCTTTACTAAAGTAAATATCTTGTCCGCGCCGGAGGAAGGAATTCGAGAAATTTCAAATGTAATTGAAGGAATTATTCAGGGTGAGGCAAATGAACGCCTTTCATTAAGTCGGAAAATCCATCATAAAACGGGTGAAAAATTTTGAAGCGAGCTCAATTAATCGATTTTGGAAAACCTCTTGTTTTGAATACAGCATCGGATCCAGATCCGAAAGATAGCGAAGTCTTGCTCGAAGTTCTTGCTTGCGGAGTTTGCCATTCCGATCTGCATATTCGGGAAGGTTATTACGAATTGGGATCGGGTAAAAAAATGTGGGTGAAAGATCGAGGGGTTTCGCTTCCTTTAACGCCCGGTCATGAGGTCGTCGGAAGAATACTGAAAATAGGATCGAAAGTCGTAGGCGTTTCCGTTGGTGAACGTTTTTTAGTTTATCCGTGGATAGGGTGTAACGCCTGTTCGGAATGTCAGGCAGATTTACCGCATCTTTGCGCGTCGCCAAAATCCTTAGGAGTCTATCAGGATGGGGGATACTCGGATCGCATTTTAGTTCCCGACCAAAAATGGTTGATTCCGATCGGAAACTTGAAACCGGAAGTTGCATGCTCCTATGCTTGCGCTGGATTAACGGCATTCAGCGCTTTAAAGAAAGCATTGCCTTTATCGGAAAAGGAAACGTTAGTCATTATTGGCGCCGGAGGCTTAGGATTCTTTGCCGCACAAATTGTTAGATGTCTAACGAATGCCAATATTATTTTCTTGGATGTAGATTCGGATCGATTGAAAAAGATTGGGGAGTTTGATTCGTCGTTTCAAACGATGAATTCGAGTGTGGGTGAGGCCGAG includes:
- a CDS encoding site-2 protease family protein yields the protein MLTLIFGAVFMLALCIFIHELGHLVMGWLVGVKARVFSIGYGKGIWKKQIGETTFQITGIPIGGYVLFKGDEYGSNVKGEKGEFLSTPPLKRMIPVIGGPLFNLILGFIIVLVLYLYGHNPSGNRIYLEPAYNEYSPGYHAGLRSGDKILAVNGIQTETKYELISELGLSKGHEVALRVERDGGKPFEITVPDAYLGIEFAGERWVEAEFDLSDRLYHWLSSKLDKNKEAELYQKERMERIAVGRDLPPEQLALQESKERQKILQARALDYLNDGDRILSVNGMEVHTVPQLQETLGKFQKEKVKLVIDRKKYPLLNPWSREKVEVEMPVLPAYVVEFKNLKDKKYPELSPSSRNLLSYDPEVKLKLLNLKLNGKSFASFEDFLDEVRGRVGQRAQLQMGGDSWEATLGLRNIGLLGFRATMYVNEERMDRKLSLLEAFTQSGKDIVKMISDNLRGLGMLFSGLIKVKDSLSGPVGLFKASQYFMGNGILDYWEFVAKISIALMIMNLLPIPVADGGHIVFFAYEAVAGRPLPQRVMEGILRIGFFFLLGLGFYVSYYDFFR
- the trpB gene encoding tryptophan synthase subunit beta; this encodes MAKERSFTEKEGYFGEFGGRYAPEILTEALIELESTYNRLRKSKKFKKDLEYYQRNYIGRPSPLTFAEKLTQAWGGARIWLKREDLNHTGAHKINNTVGQALIAKAMGKRRVIAETGAGQHGVATATVGALFGFETVVYMGEEDLRRQKLNEIRMQMLGARVVGVSSGTATLKDATSEAMRDWALNVADTHYIVGSVIGPHPFPTIVRDFQSVIGRESKKQFRKTNDKLPDAVVACVGGGSNAMGIFYDFLHERKVKLYGVEAGGRGSSPGEHSATMLFGKTGFLHGTKTLVIQDSNGQVVPAHSVSAGLDYPGVGPEHAYLHSSGRVKYETVSDEGALDSFLEVCRVEGIIPALETAHAFHFAKSLAKDLGKKKDILICLSGRGDKDVAEVARLTGIIKGEVL
- the trpA gene encoding tryptophan synthase subunit alpha, which gives rise to MSAIRSVFSETASTFIPYISLGDPDYDSCVDWADALIRGGAGILELGIPFSDPVADGPIIQKAFKRALAHPFSMDQILDTTARIYAKHPHIPLVYLTYFNPIYSYGFERFAEKAKVSGIQGMIIPDLPFDTSETDALFKSLKKRGIDLIHLVTPATPASRMKGIREFASGFVYYVTSYGVTGERKAVSEGLEDRIRFTKTLFELPVCAGFGISSPEQAKEISAYSDGIIIGSAVQRIIEENGTNSEVCKEKLYNYACSISNALRGHGVSET
- a CDS encoding proline--tRNA ligase — protein: MRASKYILPTEKENPADAVVASHRLMIRAGLVRKSGSGFYFFLPLGLRVIKKIESVVRQEMDATGALEFELPILTPSEFWEQSGRWSVMGPEMFRVKDRHDQWYALGPTHEESFSYLVKPLLKSYKDLPLNVYQIHTKFRDEIRPRFGVIRSREFIMKDAYSFHIDDASLDETYQDMRTAYRRIFQRCGLKTIPVQADSGAMGGSASEEFMVVSPIGEETLLLCGNCGYNSNSEKTPFISADADCPSGPKEKKEVSTPGKKSIQEVADLLSVRPKDTLKAVALKNGKESVLVFLRGDLELNEHKLKAHLKWPELDLIPEAELQSAGLFPGYIGPSDAKSSFRVILDSSIRNDQAYIVGAGKEDAHIQGYVPAKEMKSEFETADIALTREGDPCPDCGKPLKAEKGIEVGHIFKLGDKYTKSFQIQVLDQRGKARSLTMGCYGIGVNRTMATVIEQCNDEKGIYWPISIAPFEVSLVTLGKGSEQEAKAKEFYDALSSEGIEVFWDDRDLGPGFKFKDSELIGFPIRVTVGKKFFEAGEISIYNRKKDKEEVFTFKSFDDLVNRVERLRQELYQELAED